The Petrotoga mobilis SJ95 genomic sequence ATTAACACTTGTAAAGATAACTTGCTGAAGGGCTATCGGGAAAGCTATTCTTATTATTCTTTTGTAGATATCCATTGGAACCCCCACAATACATTTTGTAAAACGAAGAATATATACACAAAAGAAATTCTATCATAACTGTCATGGCTTTTATTCTAAAAAATATGAAAATAATTGTTAAGAATCACTCGAAAGAAAAACTGTGAATTTACTAGAGTAAAATTGGACAATATCAAATACTAGAAAGAAATAAGTCTACTCAAAAAGAGTTTTCTCAGAGCAGACTTAGTATACAACTTCTTTATTATATACTTTTAAATAATCTTTTCACCACAAATCTTTAGCACTTGTAGAAATAGCATGGATACCATTCTTAAAGAGTTCCAGAACTTCCTCTTCTTTACTGATTAATCCTCCAGCTATCAAACATACTTTTGTTCCTATATTTTCTAAAAAATATGGTGCTGCTATCGCTGGTAATATTTCAAAGGCATCAGGTTGAGAAGTTTTTTCCAGAAAATTTACAACAGATTTTAAAGAATTAGAATCTATCAAAAACACCCTTTGAACTGCCATTAAATTTTCTTGCATAGCTGTTTTTATAGCGTTATTTTTTGTAGATATTATTCCATCACATAATTGTTTACGAGCTAAATACTCAATACCTTTTTTATCAGAAGCGATACCTTCTAGTAAATCGATATTGATAAATAACTTTTTATTAAATTGTTTTACAATGGGCATAACATCTTCTAAAATTAATATAGATCCCGTAAGCAAAAAGATGATAGGGGATTCAGTTTTTAAAGCATCATCTAAGTCTTCTAAATTTCTGACGGCAGGAATTATCGTATTTTTTTTGATTAAATTACATAAACTATTCATTTTATCTCCTATCAAGATACTTTTTTGTATCTTATTTTTTTCTATTCACACTTCTAGTAGCTATTATATCACTACCTGTGTCCAATATATTTTGTATAACAACATCCCCTCTTTTGATAGGTGCTTTTACCTTTGTTTCTTTTAATATTTTCATTATGTCATTTATAAGTCTTAATGGAACGGGTTTATCAGACCTAACCGAAGCCATCGGGATTTCTCCATCTTCTACTTTTACGCTTGTTACCACAACTCTTAAAGGATCGGTGATTTCTTGCTTTACAAATTCTAATCCTCTTTTGCATCTGTTCCCTTTAACTTCTACAATTTCTATTTCATCCGCGTCTGCATAAATAACGTTTATTTTACATCCCAAAGGACAAGTTGTACAAACTACTTTCTTTTTTTTATATTCAACCGAGTTCACGTGCACTCACCTCTATTTCTTTCAAATTCTTATCCTTAAATGGTTTCATGGAAATTTCAATCATTTCAGATGGTCTGGCCTCTTCTTCCACCATCTTAATTCCAAGAGGTTCTACTGTAACTTCTGCTCTTTTGAAAGTTTTTGAAACTCTAAGGTACAATTTTGTCCTTTCGTTGGGATCTATATACATTGGATGCATTATATTTATGTTTTTCCCTTTTATAACTTTTACCTTTTGTTCAGGAAAGTACTGATTTTGTGCATACAGAGCTGCATATTTACCGGCTTTTTCTCCTTCTCTTGAAACATAGTCCACTAAATCAAATACAACTGTACAGTTACCAGCTGCAAAGATCCAATCTTCAGAGGTTTGGTTTGTATTAGATGTGATAAATCCAGGACCAGTTTCAACAAATTTAATAGGATCTGTTAAAGGTATGAGGCCCACTGAGGTTACGAGAGAATCTACGTTGAATATCTTTTCGGTATTTGGAATGATTTGTCTATTTTCATCCACTTGAGATACGTAAACTTTACCTAATCTCTTATTTCCCTCTACCCTTGTGACGGTATGGGAAAGATACAATGGAATATTATAATCTCTGAGACATTGTTGAACGTTCCTTTCCAACCCACCTGGGTATGGCAAAATTTCTACAACACCTTTAACTTCTATTCCCTCTAAATGAAGCCTGCGAGCCATTATCAATCCAATATCTCCAGAACCAACTATCAAGGCGCTATTAGCTGGCTTAAGATTTTGAAGGTTGATGTATTTTTGAGCTACTCCTGCAGTAAAAATACCAGCAACCCTGTCTCCAGGAACCGCAAGTGAATTAAAATGTCTTTCTCTTGCCCCTGTTGC encodes the following:
- a CDS encoding glycerol-3-phosphate responsive antiterminator encodes the protein MNSLCNLIKKNTIIPAVRNLEDLDDALKTESPIIFLLTGSILILEDVMPIVKQFNKKLFINIDLLEGIASDKKGIEYLARKQLCDGIISTKNNAIKTAMQENLMAVQRVFLIDSNSLKSVVNFLEKTSQPDAFEILPAIAAPYFLENIGTKVCLIAGGLISKEEEVLELFKNGIHAISTSAKDLW
- a CDS encoding DUF1667 domain-containing protein, which translates into the protein MNSVEYKKKKVVCTTCPLGCKINVIYADADEIEIVEVKGNRCKRGLEFVKQEITDPLRVVVTSVKVEDGEIPMASVRSDKPVPLRLINDIMKILKETKVKAPIKRGDVVIQNILDTGSDIIATRSVNRKK
- a CDS encoding NAD(P)/FAD-dependent oxidoreductase; translated protein: MKYETDVVVLGGGGGGMAAAKAADKNGANVILIEREEENGGVLNQCIHNGFGIHYYRKDLTGPEFKETLQEELANTNIKILNSAFVLNVNKDKQLTFVNHKGIHEIKTKALVMATGARERHFNSLAVPGDRVAGIFTAGVAQKYINLQNLKPANSALIVGSGDIGLIMARRLHLEGIEVKGVVEILPYPGGLERNVQQCLRDYNIPLYLSHTVTRVEGNKRLGKVYVSQVDENRQIIPNTEKIFNVDSLVTSVGLIPLTDPIKFVETGPGFITSNTNQTSEDWIFAAGNCTVVFDLVDYVSREGEKAGKYAALYAQNQYFPEQKVKVIKGKNINIMHPMYIDPNERTKLYLRVSKTFKRAEVTVEPLGIKMVEEEARPSEMIEISMKPFKDKNLKEIEVSARELG